The DNA window AAGACAACACTGCCATCATAATCATTAATAAgtcttttttcagctttacttttctgctttctgttcttTGGCTCTTTCCCTCATGTTCCAGTGTGGACATGACATCTTCATGTCTACACCTGACATGTGATTGCATGGCCGACTGTCGGAAGAAAATAGTTCTCACTGCTTCCACAGTCTGTTCTGCTGTTGGACTGTGACATTCATGTAGTATTTAAGACAAGACAGATATCTCggagtctttttttattacatcactttttatatttagcatttattgTTGAATAGAAGCCCTAAGAGGCCCTATTTACAGCCAAAGAACACAGAATTGCCATGTGATACCAAAACGGAACTATTTCAGgtacataaaaaaactaattgcaTCACCATGAAAATACAATTCCTTTGGTGACCAATGTGGTGGCAGGACCATGCTGTAGGTACGCAACGGGAACAGGGAAGCTGATCTGAGGTGAGGGGAAGATGGACAATAGCTAAATAGAGAGCAATACAGGAAGAAAACCAGTTGGAGGATgcaaaaagacttgaaactgaGGAGGTGGTCCATCTTCCACCAAGACAGCTCTAAACATACACCCATAATTACAACACAGttgtttagatcaaaacatgttcatgtggTGTAATAGTTCAGCCAAAGTCCAGACCACAATCCAATTTAGAATATGTGGCAAAACTTCACAAAGGCTCTTCGTCCAGCTTGATGAAGCACAAGCTTTTTCAGAGAAGAATAGGTAAAACTTATTAAAGTCTCCAGATGTGCAAAGGTGGCAGAGACAAATCCCAAAATCTTTAATTACAGTGTGACATATTTCTGTAACATTTGGACTCATAGATACACTTCTTACtattcaggtttttgtttgtaaaagacGTTCaaattgttttagatttttgcaGTTATGTCCTACTTTGTTTGGTCTGTTAAATAACTACATGTGTTAATAAGTTCAAGGTctatgaatgcttttgcataGACCTTGAACAACATACTCAGATGTCATGTACATCTGAATATATTATTCAATCACACCGTTCGATGTGTTTTGTTATTTCCCTTAGTATAActagaaattatattttatcagACATTTATGAATAAAGGATATAAAAAGTTGATAAGAATTCAAAGTCTGCTGATATTTCAGGATCAGTTGTTAGCAGGATTTACTGTTTTTGCTGTAATCTTTGTCATTCGAAGTTTGCAAAAAGCAACATTAAACTGAAGCAAACGGCATTAAACAGTAGTTTTTAGAAGAATTAAGTGTTACCTCTATCACttatttgaacacatttatATAAATCTTTTAGGTGTGAGACATTACTCTAGATATGAGTGTAACTGAACCCCCCCAGAACTTTATTGTGCTGGATTGATTTCTCCACATTTACACATTTCACCTAAAGTAGCTGAAGATTTCCAAAATATTTGGATAAATATTTTGATCTtaattgttttgacttttttgggAAGCCATTTCTCTTTGCAGTATAGCACGAGCCATATGCTTTTCGTCATacatatttaaagcatttttctcaGCACTCCACAAACAaatcttattatttttgccttagGAACTCAGATTTGAAATAAATCCCAAGAGTTgtaatcttgctgaaaagtcaaGGGTCTTATAACTTTGATTTTTCATATGCTATGTATGTTTTCTTTGGTATGCGATCACAAAAATTTTCGATCGCCTGGAGTCCTCCTAAATACGTCATCATTCGAATGCATTCttgatttttatactttatatgGCAATTCGTGTAATGCAGGTTTGCTTTTAGTCCAGAATGATCAAGTTTGGAAGCTGCAATCTCCCAGGAGATGGTTTCTATCAGCAATGTTTGATTAATCACAGTTCTTACTTTCCGTTTTAAAGAATGTGgcagaaaaatctttttttccccccaagtgGCTGCCTACTGAGATGTGGATACACATTTTCCAAAGTCCACTACTGATTAGTTAATCAGCTCCTCTTGACAACTCCTTCCCCAGAAGCTGCAGGCTCCCAGTGCAGCTGAGCACAGAGACTCAGACAGAAAGAGACGCAAACCAAATATAGAGCTAggaaaaaagatgcagagctgaGTCAGAATGGTGCCCTCAGAATGCTTTTAAGATTCAGTGGCAATAAATGGGTTTTTGCATgtgctttgttctgtttttcttatcTTAGCGTAAATTTCTTGCAAAGCTATTTGTTATTTTCCTTTGCAAACTTCATTTTGAAAGACACAAAGGTAGATCTGATCTCCCCAGCATAAATAACTCTGTGCTATGCTGTTGCAGTTCCCCAACATTTAACTGAGGCTTTAAGGTTAAAACCGGTTCGTGCTTCTGAATATTTAAGAAAGGTTCAGCCATTCTTGTTGTcattctcaaaaacaaaaactctttgcTTTTGCAGATTGGGGTGGGGGGTTTGGGaatctggagtttttttttcttttgcgcaACTAAAAATCCTTCCACGGTAAATGATTATTCCGGTTAAATCAGTCGCTTTTGAGCTGATATTTTATCTTCAACTGAGCTGAGTAATATAGAAATGAAGCGTCACGAACAGAACTCCAAGTGGATTCCTTATGCGGGCCAACAGTGTGGTTACGCACCAGTAACATAGGCTCTCTCTTGTCCAGTTCCACGTTTGTGTTCTAACCTGGGAAAACTGGCTTGTCCAAGTGGTGTGACAACTTCTACATATCTCCCTCCCTTTTTCAAGTCTGTTAAAATTTGTGTTAGGCATTATAACTCAGAATTGTAGTTATTGAAACCTTTTATTTAACTAACTGAGACCcacagttttttcctttttccctgTCATATTGTGtatgaaattagtttttgtgGTATAAGTGACCTTTATTCACTAGTAGATGGACAGCAAGAGGCTGAGAATCGAACTGGTTGAGAGCTGCAGCCTCTGTATATGGAGCTCTGCTCTTTTACTCAACCATGTAGTTCagaattttgatattttattggatAAATTATGAGTctaagttatttttcattttacgtGCTTTGATGCTGATTATTGTCGCATATCAGATGCTAATGATGTCATTTGCTTCCAGCCTCCATttaatatataaagaaaaaaatatcacgCTGAAAAGATTTTTGAATTATCTTATGTATGTTATGTAAAGAAGCAAAACTTCCTGTGCCAAAAAGGGAgagacaaaaccaaaacaaaacaaaatataacaaaaaaaataataatccagcGGTGCAGCTGGTTAAGGTCACGGCGTGTTACACTGTGACCCTAACGGTGCGGCTCAGCCAGCAGTGATGCAGTTAGCTCCACCGCCCCGGGATTCAGCTGTCCACCCTGCTTATGGTCATTCTCTGAGCTGGCTGTGAAGACCTGGCTCTGGTGCGTGTAGATGGTTGAAGGTCAGTTCGGGCTGCATGTCAGCTTGTTGATGGAAGGGGTGGGTGGTCCTTCTGTGTGCCTAAAAAGCAAGAAATGGGATTTTGTGGCAGGAGTGATTGCAATGGCGAGGACAGGGCCTACTAACATGTACAATTATCACAACATATTTACCTTGTCAAGCAGGCATGGGAGGACATAGCTTCCATGTTTAATAACTGGAATTAgctttttgacatgttttaaataaatgcaaagatctctgtttttctgtattttcaccATCAGACAGCATGTAGCTTTCATATCtccacttttagttttttttttttttttttgttgaaactaGGATGATTGAGGAAATAGAGTTTATTACTTGTTTCATGTAAACCTCTGTGaactaccttgttgctgaaatgcgcTATACAAATTAACTTGACTTAATTTATACCATCACAATGTCCTTATTTGCTTACTATTAAAACTGAACGTCAAAAATTGTTCACCTGCTTGACAGCCAAAGCAAAATAGCCCTTGTTGTACCATACTTGAGTTTAAACCAAATGATTATAAGGGCCACAGCTAATTGCAAGTGAGCCATGGAAATaggaacaaataaatgtttaccaaaaaagttgggaaatACAATGGATGAAAAGTATTATTGTTATCattcacagattttcttcatGTGATTGAAGTTTTCAGAGTTCATGGTGTTATTATTCAGCTACTTGTTGCCATGGCACCCTGGTATTTTACTTTACTGACCCCTTTCTTGCCAGCTGGCTTTCACcagaaagaaaacctgcaaCTGACAGTGCCTTCATGCAGACTCGTGTTTGTGTCCTCCTTTAGGTTCTCACGACTCCTTCAGTTTCTACATTGATGAGGCATCCCCAGTGGGTCCCGAGCAGCCAGAGACAGTGCAGAACTTTGTGTCTGTTTTCGGTACGGTAGCCAAGAAGCTAATGAGGAAGTGGTTGGCCACGCAGACTATGAACTTCACTAGCCAGCTGGAGGCCGGGATCCGTTTCTTTGACCTACGCATCTCCACCAAGCCCCGTGACCCCGACAACGAGCTGTACTTCGCCCACGGGCTCTTCAGTGCCACGGTCAGCAGAGAAGCACACAgctctgatgtttttttgttttttttgatgCAATGACTTTTTGGTGATACTTGTGGTTGCTAAGTGATGTTATTTCATTTCCTTGCACGTGGCAGTTTATTTAACTGTATGCTCGAGTGCAGACTGAGAGCCTAATTGTGCAAGGTACTTCAAGAGGTTCAAGTGGAAAGTCAAagctttttatgcatttagatTTTGGTGTCAGAATATCAGTAGACAGATTTCTTATTGGTGGTGATTTTCATGTGTCTGTTTTCAGGTCCGCGAGGGTTTAGAGCAGATCAGCAGCTTCCTATCAGCACATGCCAAAGAAGTCGTTTTCCTGGACTTCAACCACTTCTACGGTGTGCAGAACCTGCACCATGAAAAGCTGGTGGCCATGCTGAAAGAaatttttggagaaaaactCTGCCCAGTGGTTTTTGCTCAAGAGGTATAAATACATCTACATTTCAACAATGCAGCCTCCTGTAATTTATTTCAGGGGTTTCGTAACTTTAACAACTTGTGTCCATGAGGATATAAACTTTTTGTGAGGGATCTCAGTCCTGCACTGCACAGAAGACTCCCTACGTTTTTATCAACACTTTGATGATTGTCATTTCTTTAttgatagtttaaaaaaaaaaaattatgaacattCCATTTTTAGTCAGGTTCATTTTTaagaaggttttattttcagtatacTCGTAATCATTTTGCAGCCCAACTTGTACTAAAGCACTTTCTCTCCCCGTCTTTCTGGCTTATCACATGTAGAAGATACTCTAATAAACCATTGCTTTGACATCTTCTTATCTCGCAGTAACTCTCTTATCACAGTGAGCTCCAATAAAGATTTCAGTCTTGAATTCGTCATGGTGAATTGGGTGACATGCAGCTGGAATGTCAAAGACTTTTCTCTCTTCACTTCTCCATATCTTAGCCGTTGCTAGAACTGTACTCATCTGAGACCTCAGAGGTTTTTTTCTGGAATCTGCTGCAGCCATTACCCCAGTTTGGAGATCACAGCCCTAATGTGCTGCAGAGACCACCACTGAGGCCTTGACATCTCAtagcttttttgtttgctatttGAACctatggtattttttttctgcttctcatATTACCTTGCTGTTACTCTTAATCATCATTTCGATCTGTGATCCTCTGCTCTGTTTTGTCCCTCACCACAAAGTCTGATCGGCTAGTCATTTCTTGTTTCTCATGCTGAAAGTCCCACAGTAGCAATGATAGTTCAGATAGCCTCCCTCTGGATCTGATAccaatacttttatttttacaagtgGATTAAAAAGGTCACATTTCAAATCTGTTTTAAGGAATCTGTGAGTATATGTCAAAGTGAGTAAAATAGCTCAGTCCCTGTTTGAGTTGTCTTTAAATTTCGGTTTCCATTTTGGTCTCCGATGCATTGAGCTTTCTCTGTTGtagtttttacaaatagaaagGCTTCATAAATGTCAGGTTTTGTTCACAGCATCTCCCTTCAGTGTAGAATATTACAGTTCAAGGGAACCAGTATCATTAGTTTTTATTGGAAATGATTGAAAGTAGTTATATAtctcataaaacaaataaaatggccCCTTTATGGCCAATTGCCAACTTATGTATCAAATACCAACTTTTTCTAGCTTTACCCTGACGCCATTTTTCTCAGTGCCTAAATTATAAGAAAACAGGGTGCAGTCTCTCCCAATGGGCTGGCTAATTGTGAGACTTCTCACACCAAATGGCTGAACCtctatttatgtatttatttagatctgtgtctttaaaaggagatgaatatttatgcaattatttattttgtcaaatattttcttatttaaatgtcattttgtataaatcagttttctctttgacatattttttttctaaattttttttaaaaagccacatTGTTCATCATGATGGATTTGGATAAAAAGGGATTGCATTCAAGACACTGCATATATCAAAGCACTGTGCAGCCTTTCTGTCATCTTGTGCTCCTCTGATCTTGATTCTGCCAATATCGTCTTCTCTATTGcacacaaatgaaataaaacatgcagattaatgtatttttccagtcaaattaaatgaaaccgAGACCCGTGATATTCAATTTTTCAACTGTTTGAACGCTTCTTCATGCACAATTGATCTGGTTGAACTCACAGTAGAGGAGGGTTCATTTCTCATTAAATGATCTGTTATCCTGTAATTCCCTGACTATGCACAGGTGACTCTGAAGTATCTTTGGGAGAAGGAGTACCAGGTGCTTGTCTTCTACCACCACCCCATGGCCCTGGAGGTTCCCTTCCTGTGGCCTGGCCAGATGATGCCTGCTCCGTGGGCCAACACCACCGACCCAGAGAAGCTCGTTCAGTTTCTCCAGGCGTCTGTAACTGACCGCAggtttgcaacatttatttcaataaccagCTCTCATATGATTCtgatcagaagtttacatacacacGTTCTTTCTTCTGCAGGAGGAAGGGGACGTTCTTCGTCTCCCAGGTGGTTCTAACACCAAAGGCAAGTACTGTCATGAAGGGCGTGGCCAGCGGACTGAGGGAGACGATAACGGAAAGGTATTTATTCCAGAgagaggccaaaaaaaaaaaaaaaacacccaacaaaaacattgttatgCTTGTTTTCAGCATAACGATAGGGCATGCAAATCATGTAGAGTTTACACCAATTaggaaaaagagcaacaacCATCTGGGACCAAAATTGCTGCTACACCTCAAGCGCCAGCGGTCTCTGAGGTGGCATCATTTACCCATAACAACTCACGGTGTGAACACACAGAGATAGAAATATGTGAGCCGTTGTGGCATTAAATAACTTAATCATCATGCGTGTTGGGTTTTTACAAATGTCCCCCAGCATTTGGCCGTGGCCTCATTTGAGCTggtttgttggttttaaaaaaaacaaaaccattgcTTTTGTTTCCCTTTGTTCTCTGTGTACCTCCCCCGTGTTGCAGGACTCATTTTCTAGGTTTATCCCCAGCTTTGTCTGTGTTTCACTTCATCTTAATGTCACCAGCTTGTTAAAAGCTTTGGCACCAAAACCATCAATTTTCCTGGTATGAATTATTCATTTGATAATTCCTCTATCAGCCATTCTCACCAGGCAGTCAGCTGCTTTGATGCAGACATCCTTCAAAGTTCCAAGCATTCATTTCACAGCACTCACAAATCAGTAGAGGACTCTGCAATACAAGAAAACAGTCGTGCATGAGATGGGGGGGCACGTGGAGTGAGGTATCGGCGAAGATAACGTCCTCCCCTGTTGCTCGATATTCATGAACATGTCCAACAAGAGCTCAGAGGGCACTTCTCACAGCCCGACACCAGCTGTGAGAAGGACACAGCCAGACATCACACGCTGTGTTAAAACAATCTTTTATCACAGCTCGTTTTTCCGTACACAGAACTGTGTTTTATACCTTTCTCTGACAAACAATACTGTACCATGTCAACGGTACAATACCATAAACTCCCTGGTGGGGGGGCAGAGTTAAACAATTAATACTGACAGAGAAACATATGCCTGGAGCATCtgccctttttttcccctaacaTGCTATCGGATGtgtgtcttttgtttgtttctgttctccTGCTCAGGGCGTTACCGGGCATGATGCAGTGGATCAGATCTCAAAGACCCGGGGAGAATGGCATCAACATTATTACAGCCGATTTTGTCGAGCTCGGTGAATTCATCAGCGCCGTCATCAGCCTCAACTATCATCACCTGAATGAAGACGAAGATGACGACGCAACCTGAGAGCCCACGTTGGGACACCAGAGAGCGCAGCTGCCACCACCAGATGACGGGTGTTCTGGGCTCTGCTCTCAATCTACACTCTTTGGCATTTATTTCAGGAGGGAAGCGATGTTGCGGCTCCTTTCTCTTTATTTAGGGCTATAGTGGACTGAGAGACCAGGGAGGATGGAGAAGAGACCAAGATTAGGCTGGTGGAAAAAATACACTGATGTTTGGTTGGAGCACCATGAGAATGAGGTTAATTTGTTTCCTATTTTTGGGATCAAgaccttttttatttccagatttaGTAGTGATTTAAGTTACTCCCTCggctgtaaaaatatttgcttttcccTCAAATATACCGTCTTCAGGCTCGCAACTCCATCTAACACCGGTTTTCAGAGCATAATTACCTTCAgctgattttacttttacatcCGTCTTGATATTCTAGTGATAATAACAGTTTTGCCACAgggtgttttaaataaatatgtgtaaCTGAAATCGTTGGCTCGTAAATTGTAGCTAGCTCTTGTATGTCCCGTTTGAAAAATCAGTCCCAGTgcagtctttttattttatttttttgttatttttcagacaATATGCATCCCCTTTCATGTCACTGCAGGTGTTTTTCAAACTGTCCTCCTGAAGTTTGGCTGCAGTGTGTCATAAAAATGTGGTGTTCCGGTGTGTTTATTCATTGCACTGACAAGAAAGAAATAATTTCCATATTTGTCCTCCAGCAGTAATCTCTCATTGAGGTTTTTACTCGGTAGCGATATGCACTGTAGTTGGAATTACAGCCGAGACATTTATCAGGCAGTCCTATAGGCTGCTgtggattgattgattaaatcCGTGGATTCGCTCATTTATAACCACACAGGAAGAGAGAGTCAGAGTGCAGCTTGGCTAACTGGGGAATAATATCTATGCTGTTGGTGCAGATATATTTTCTCCATCTGCATTTGACAATAATTTCCCCATTTTCATAACAAGCATCTACTTGCTCTGTTAGAAATGCACTTAGATGCACTTATTTCTAATGGTCGAAACATCCAACTGTTTGTTCTGCAACATGGTGGATTCTAAGTTGCAATAGCCAAGTGTAAATGATTATATTTTGGTACATGAGTGTACCCACAGTCTGCCTTTTTTTGCGACTAACTTGACccttgtatgtttgtttgtgcttaTTTCTGTACCGCAGCACGTATGAGTCACTGTGAGATGTTCTCCTTCATAATAACAGGTGATAACACTTCTTAGCAGTCACTTAGCAACTTAATTCAAGTCAGAAAATCATAAACATGATAGATTAAGCAGTTCAAATGTGGCCACCGTGCTTTACAATGAGTTTAATTTACTGAATTTTGTGTCACAGATTGATGGTTAGCAAAAAATGGTAGTTATGAAGCTCAGTAAAATACACTACACCTTATCAGGATTACATGCACTCACCAATAACATTCCAAACATCTACTGTATATACCTACCTATATCCCTTGACAATGACTGATGTTTTGTTCCAGCTGTAGTTTCTGCATTTCAGCTTTAATATGCTTCTCCAACAAGTATTAACTCTGTTAAAAGGATAgagcttgttaaaaaaattatgaaatctGCAGAGCGGTGGCAGCTGACAGCTAGCCAGACGGGCCCctcttttagttattttagcaatttaaaATGACTCGTACTGAAACAGAGGACATCCATAGGATTCAGTGCTACATTACTGTATATTAGCGATCTACTGTATTGCAAGCCAAAGTTGTGAAGTTTGTAGATGTTTTGTCTGCTGAACAACTGCAGCTGCTGGCTGCATCTGCTGCCTCAAAGTCTGAACCATGTCTTTAAGGAAGCTACTATAAAGTTCTGACAACACATCACTTAAAACTCACTAAAATCGTCTGTGACATACAGCTACAGTCGTAAAAAACTGACATCTTGATCCTGCTGACAATTTCAAGATGAGATTATGGAAGTGCTTGACTTATTTCAACTTATTTTCTCTACTTTAACATTTCTTGATAGTTTACTTAACGTATTTCAGAGTGGTTTCAGTTAACTTCAGGCAAAACAAagctacagaaaacatttttctaatccttttgctttaaatatcatACAATTTAAACACTAGAGCTGTTTTCCACATACTTAATCGTCTAAGCTGACAACAGTCTGGGAATGTTTGAGACCAGCTGCATATCACATATACAAGTCAACTGAATGACTAATTGGTGCGTCATTCAGTGCGGtaaaatctgacataaaaaatTCTTCCcctgttttaataactttaaattacACGTGCAGAGAAGGACAAATGGACACTGCAACAATCTCACGTTTACTATGAACACCAGTGAAAAGGGTAAAAAACATGCACCTTGTTGAAATCCCAGGTTGTCAAGATCAACAAATTATTATCCATAGAACACAGTGTTGCATTGTAATAACATACTTGAAGATTGATcttagtttttcaaaattgacaGTGCAAAACTAATTTGTAATGAGTAACTTAACCACAGGTGTAATGGTTGGCTTGAGACGTCCCAACAGCTGTAACATCTCTAGGGTTTTACACAATATGCaggaaaataatcatatttcttttcttttaacatgATTAAATGCCAGGGGAATGCAAACTCTTCTGGAAAAGGATGTAAGGATGTTCTGGTAAAgtttggtatttaaaaaaatgttactcaGCTGAATTGCTGAATGTACGTTAAGAAGTCTCATCTGAGTGACAGAGTTTCAGCCTGACATGTTAGTAGTATCTGCTCCAACACTTTCACTTCTGTGTGGTTCTGAGTTATGTCAAACACTTTATATTGTGGAACGTTCTGTAActgcagaaaatgtgcaaattacTAAAACGTTCTCCTATAACCGGTATCTTAACTGAGCCGGTTATAGGCTCTTTCGCTCTTCACTTTGTGCATGAATGAAAAGCTTCTAGAGTTCATCAGCTTTCTTTCCATCTACATCAATTTCTACATTATTACCCTGAAGAGCATGTGTTcattttaactgtaaatgtttctATCCTTTAAAGTGAAAATCTAATAATTTTTACTTATTGCACTGCCAAGAACCCCACTGAAGAGAAGGTTGCAGTTTGTGTTGTAAGGACATTTGTGTCTTCCCCTGGTCCAAACTGTTGTCATTGCACTTGTTTTTGGATGTGAAAAGAGTCCTTTGCTGTTGTAAAAATCCAAACCATGTTGCTCAAATTAAAGTGACTCTGTTCTATGTGGAAAATGGCCAATCAAATAAAGCTTCTATGCCTTTGGGTGAAGTGTCATTCTGTGAGCAGTTTGCTGAGTGCTAGCTGCTCGCTTGCTTGGTTAACTCCTTGACTGAAAAGATTATTATGTTAACAAGCACGATAAGGCTGCAATTTAATTTAACGAGCAAATTGCAATTACTCAGGATCTAATGCAGACTTCCTTTCAGCTTTTTAGCAAGCATGGCAGCATTTCCCTCACTGTTGTTTGTGCAGAAAAGCATCCGAAAACTATCTTGTTTCCAGGGTGATGAGCACTGAGAAGAGGGTGGGCAGCGGCACCTAGTGTGACCTTGCTGAGGTTGTGTTTCAGCGTCAGACTTTCAGCAGCCAGGTGGCGAAGAAGGAACAATAGCTCagtgttgttcttttttgtgtgcatatttttaacaacaaatttTTGTTCTCTACTCATCTTATTCTGACCCACTAAACTGCTTTGCAGAGCAAATCACAGACTGGAAGTTTTAGCATCTCATCACTAAATATGCAAAGCTTCCCAATGTGTTGGCATGATAAATAGctgttttcacaaaattttctagatttaatttctctttttgttgttcacACAATTTTCGGTTGGtgttcacttttgttttttgttgcaggTCAATGATGTAATAAAACcgtcaggagaaaaaaaaaaaaaaaaacaagcaaaattcCTG is part of the Poecilia reticulata strain Guanapo linkage group LG9, Guppy_female_1.0+MT, whole genome shotgun sequence genome and encodes:
- the plcxd3 gene encoding PI-PLC X domain-containing protein 3; protein product: MASSHGRSDLRFADWMASLPQSMHTVPLANMAIPGSHDSFSFYIDEASPVGPEQPETVQNFVSVFGTVAKKLMRKWLATQTMNFTSQLEAGIRFFDLRISTKPRDPDNELYFAHGLFSATVREGLEQISSFLSAHAKEVVFLDFNHFYGVQNLHHEKLVAMLKEIFGEKLCPVVFAQEVTLKYLWEKEYQVLVFYHHPMALEVPFLWPGQMMPAPWANTTDPEKLVQFLQASVTDRRRKGTFFVSQVVLTPKASTVMKGVASGLRETITERALPGMMQWIRSQRPGENGINIITADFVELGEFISAVISLNYHHLNEDEDDDAT